The Vidua chalybeata isolate OUT-0048 chromosome 6, bVidCha1 merged haplotype, whole genome shotgun sequence genome has a segment encoding these proteins:
- the TCIRG1 gene encoding V-type proton ATPase 116 kDa subunit a 3: protein MGSLFRSEEVCLAQLFLQSASAYSCISELGERGLLEFRDLNPKVSPFQRRFVGEVRRCEEMEKTFTFLQQELRAAGRVPGPCPESPRAPAAREALRVQEQSEQLAQELREVSRNRASLRGRLRDLRQYLHVLREGQRFTSLPAPLGSPPRPRALSEREPILDPSLHQHLDRKINFVAGVIHPWRVTAFERLLWRACRGYLVASFVEMPEPMEDLATGENITWVIFLISYWGEQIGQKIRKISDCFHCQVYAYPESEASRTEAITRLHGQIQELSVTLEETEKYLAEVLDKVAQVLPTWRVQVQKMKAIYLVLNQCSFDVTKKCLIAEVWCPVRDLTQVQDALRQGSYQSGSSVECFVQRVPTAESPPTLIRTNKFTAGFQSIVDAYGVASYQEVNPAPYAIITFPFIFAIMFGDVGHGLLMFLFALWMVLYEDSPRLRQGTNEIWLTFFEGRYLILLMGAFSIYTGFIYNECFSKATAIFPSAWSVATMANHSSWSSAYLATHPALTLDPNVTGVFRGPYPFGIDPIWSLATNHLNFLNSFKMKMSVVLGIVHMGFGVMLGVFNHVHFQQRHRLVLEFLPEMIFLLALFGYLVFLIFYKWIKFSAADSLVAPSILIHFIDMFLFTSNAENLPLYPGQVPVQMVLVVLALASVPVLLLGTPLYQWCRQRAARTPLATGEQEPLLEGQEAGNSVNATTEDVESGGHSPDAKHLDFAEIFMHQAIHTIEYCLGCVSNTASYLRLWALSLAHAQLSEVLWSMVMRNGFVGLSYVGGVVLVPVFAAFAVLTVAILLVMEGLSAFLHALRLHWVEFQNKFYVGAGYKLCPFAFAPDTWD from the exons ATGGGGTCCCTGTTCCGCAGCGAGGAGGTTTGCTTGGCCCAGCTCTTCCTCCAGTCGGCTTCTGCCTACAGCTGCATCAGCGAGCTGGGGGAGCGCGGGCTGCTGGAGTTCAGAGAC CTGAACCCCAAAGTGAGCCCCTTCCAGCGACGCTTCGTGGGTGAGGTGCGGCGCTGCGAGGAGATGGAGAAAACCTTCA ccttcctgcagcaggaactGCGGGCCGCGGGGCGGGTGCCGGGGCCCTGTCCCGAGAGCCCGCGGGCGCCGGCGGCGCGGGAAGCGCTGCGGGTGCAGGAGCAGTCGGAGCAGCTGGCGCAGGAGCTGCGGGAGGTCTCCCGGAACCGAGCGTCCCTGCGCGGCCGCCTGCGGGACCTGCGCCAGTACCTGCACGTGCTGCGCGAGGGACAGCGCTTCACCAGCCTGCCG GCCCCCCTGGGCTCCCCGCCGCGGCCACGGGCGCTCTCGGAGCGTGAGCCCATCCTCGACCCCTCCCTGCACCAGCACCTCGACCGCAAGATCAA CTTCGTGGCCGGCGTCATCCACCCGTGGCGAGTGACTGCCTTTGAGCGGCTGCTGTGGCGCGCCTGCCGCGGGTACCTGGTGGCCTCCTTCGTGGAGATGCCCGAGCCTATGGAGGACCTGGCCACG ggtgagAACATCACCTGGGTCATCTTCCTCATCTCCTACTGGGGCGAGCAGATTGGGCAGAAGATCCGCAAGATCTCGGACTG ctTCCACTGCCAGGTGTATGCATACCCGGAGAGTGAGGCCAGCAGGACAGAAGCCATTACCAGGCTGCATGGCCAGATCCAGGAGCTCAGCGTG ACGCTGGAGGAGACGGAGAAGTACCTGGCGGAGGTGTTGGACAAGGTGGCACAGGTGCTGCCCACCTGGCGCGTGCAGGTGCAGAAGATGAAGGCCATCTACCTCGTCCTCAACCAGTGCAGCTTCGATGTCACCAAGAAGTGCCTCATCGCCGAAGTCTGGTGCCCCGTGCGGGACCTCACCCAAGTGCAGGATGCCCTGCGCCAGGGATCT TACCAGAGTGGCTCCAGCGTGGAGTGCTTTGTGCAGCGCGTCCCCACCGCAGAGAGCCCCCCCACCCTCATCCGCACCAACAAGTTCACCGCCGGCTTCCAGAGCATCGTGGATGCTTATGGGGTGGCCAGTTACCAGGAGGTGAACCCCG CACCCTACGCCATCATCACCTTCCCCTTCATCTTCGCCATCATGTTTGGGGACGTGGGGCACGGGCTGCTCATGTTCCTCTTTGCGCTCTGGATGGTGCTGTACGAGGACAGCCCCCGCCTGCGGCAGGGCACCAACGAG ATCTGGCTGACGTTCTTCGAGGGGCGCTACCTCATCTTGCTCATGGGTGCTTTCTCCATCTACACCGGTTTCATCTACAATGAGTGCTTCAGCAAAGCCACTGCCATCTTCCCCTCTGCCTGGAGTGTGGCCACCATGGCCAACCACTCCTCTTGGAG ctctgcgTACCTCGCCACCCACCCTGCGCTCACCCTGGACCCCAATGTCACCGGTGTCTTCCGAGGGCCATATCCATTTGGGATCGACCCA ATCTGGAGCTTGGCCACCAACCACCTCAACTTCCTCAACTCCTTCAAGATGAAGATGTCAGTGGTGCTGGGCATCGTGCACATGGGCTTCGGTGTCATGTTGGGGGTCTTCAACCACGT GCACTTCCAGCAGCGGCACCGGCTGGTCCTGGAGTTCCTCCCAGAGATGATTTTCCTCCTGGCTCTTTTTGGCTACCTGGTCTTCCTCATCTTCTACAAGTGGATCAAGTTCAGTGCTGCTGACTCCCTGGTGGCCCCCAGCATCCTCATCCATTTCATCGACATGTTCCTCTTCACCTCCAATGCCGAGAACCTCCCGCTCTACCCGGGGCAG GTGCCAGTGCAGAtggtgctggtggtgctggCGCTGGCGTCGGTGCCCGTCCTGCTCCTGGGGACGCCGCTGTACCAGTGGTGCCGGCAGCGTGCCGCGAGGACG CCGCTGGCCACGGGGGAACAGGAGCCgctgctggagggacaggaggctgGGAACTCTGTCAATGCCACCACGGAGGACGTGGAGAGCGGGGGGCACAGCCCTGATGCCAAA cacttGGACTTTGCCGAAATCTTCATGCATCAGGCGATCCACACCATCGAGTACTGCCTGGGCTGTGTCTCCAACACCGCGTCCTACCTGCGACTCTGGGCACTCAGCCTGGCACACGCCC AGCTCTCGGAGGTCCTGTGGTCCATGGTGATGCGGAACGGCTTCGTGGGGCTGAGCTACGTGGGCGGTGTGGTGCTGGTGCCCGTCTTCGCCGCCTTCGCCGTGCTGACCGTGGCCATCCTGCTGGTGATGGAGGGGCTCTCTGCCTTCCTCCATGCCCTGCGCCTGCATTG GGTGGAGTTCCAGAATAAGTTCTACGTGGGTGCCGGGTACAAGCTGTGCCCCTTCGCCTTTGCCCCGGACACCTGGGACTAG
- the TBX10 gene encoding T-box transcription factor TBX10 — protein MPGNGATDTSCTPTTAMAAFLGGPGEGSPCTPSLGWAGEGPGASGKNRHVCHAAARLEMGSLWEEFNRLGTEMIVTKAGRRMFPTFQVKLSGLDPLADYVLLMDFIPLDDKRYRYAFHSSSWLAAGRAEPAAPGRVHFHPDSPAKGAQWMRQIVSFDKLKLTNNLLDDNGHIILNSMHRYQPRFHVVFVDPRHDSERFAHQNFKSFSFPETQFMAVTAYQNHRITQLKIASNPFAKGFRDGDPEPWCGVPAGSLLGAMPRARATPLPPRPEKQEKGAPRSHGTLAAAPQQPAAPPSFPELPTPTFQPLTCPPGVFVGAKPRTLPYPLPAFPQLSTYGPTTAPTFGYSQQ, from the exons ATGCCGGGGAACGGAGCCACGGACACCTCCTGCACTCCCACCACAGCCATGGCAG CCTTCCTGGGGGGCCCAGGTGAGGGGTCTCCATGCACCCCCAGCCTCGGATGGGCTGGCGAGGGGCCGGGGGCCAGCGGCAAGAACCGGCACGTGTGCCACGCCGCGGCACGGCTGGAGATGGGCAGCCTCTGGGAGGAGTTCAACCGCCTGGGCACCGAGATGATCGTCACCAAGGCAGGCAG GAGGATGTTCCCCACCTTTCAGGTGAAGCTTTCGGGGTTGGATCCGTTGGCCGACTACGTCCTGCTCATGGATTTCATCCCGCTGGACGACAAGAGATACAG ataCGCCTTCCACAGCTCATCCTGGCTGgcggcgggccgggccgagccggcGGCTCCTGGCCGCGTCCACTTCCACCCCGACTCCCCAGCCAAGGGTGCCCAGTGGATGCGGCAGATCGTGTCCTTCGACAAGCTCAAGCTGACCAACAACCTCCTGGACGACAACGGCCAC ATCATCCTCAACTCCATGCACCGCTACCAGCCCCGCTTCCACGTCGTCTTCGTGGACCCGCGGCACGACAGCGAGCGCTTTGCTCACCAGAACTTCAAGTCCTTCAGCTTCCCCGAGACCCAGTTCATGGCAGTGACAGCCTACCAGAATCACCGG ATCACCCAGCTGAAGATCGCCAGCAACCCCTTTGCCAAGGGATTTCGGGACGGCGACCCCGAGCCATG GTGTGGGGTGCCGGCAGGGTCCCTGCTGGGTGCGATGCCCCGCGCCCGGGCCACTCCGCTGCCCCCCCGCCCCGAGAAGCAGGAGAAAG GGGCTCCACGCAGCCATGGGACTCTGGCTGCTGCCCCCcaacagccagcagcaccccccAGTTTCCCTGAGCTCCCCACACCCACCttccagcccctcacctgcccccCTGGTGTCTTTGTGGGAGCCAAACCCCGCACCCTGCCCTACCCTCTGCCTGCCTtcccccagctcagcacctACGGCCCCACCACAGCCCCCACCTTTGGCTACAGCCAACAGTGA